In the Dolichospermum flos-aquae CCAP 1403/13F genome, TTCGCCCCTACTAATTGATAAGTAAGAAAAATATATCAGACCTATAAAGATTATGTTCTTTTATATTTACCAACTCCAGGCTATCATCAAAATCATAAGCAAAGGTGATAGTCATGACCGAACAGATATTAGAAAAACAAATAGATCACAATGACGGAATTGATTTAGAAGCAGCTTTCCAAGGGTCTCATATACAAGAAATTTTGGATAAGTTAGACCAGGAGTTAGTCGGGTTAAAGTCCGTCAAAAACAAAATTAGAGAAATGGCGGCTTTGTTATTGGTTGACCGTATTCGTAAAAGCTTAGGCTTAAATGCAGGTGCGCCCAGTTTGCACATGACATTTTTAGGTAATCCTGGCATGGGTAAAACCACTGTAGCCATGCGAATGGCAGAAATCCTCTACCGGCTGGAATATATCCGTAAAGAAAATGTCATGTTGGTGACGCGAGATGATTTAGTTGGTCAAGGTATGGGACAAACAGCGCCCAAAACCAGGGAAGTATTAAATAATGCCATGGGCGGAGTTTTATTAGTTGACGAAGCCTATACTTTATACCGTCCAGATTATCCTGGGGATTTTGGTTTAGAAGCCATAGAAATTCTCATGCAGGTCATGGAAAACCAAAGAGATGATTTGGTCGTTATTCTTGCTGGTTATAAAGACCATATGGACAGATTTTTTCATAGTAATCCAGGGATGAATTCCCGCATTGGATTACATATTGAATTTAACGATTATGGTGTTGAGAGTTTAATGACTATTGCTCAATCTATAGTCACAGCCCAAAACTATTGTTTTAGTCCAGAGGCTGAAAAAGCCTTCCGCGAATATTTAATTAAACGGAAGACGATGCCCCATTTTGCCAATGCTAGAAGTGTGCGTAATGCTATAGATAGAGCGCGTTTACGTCAAGCAAATCGGTTATTAAGTAGTGGTAAACTGTTAAATAAGCAGGATTTAATTACCATTGAAGCAGCAGATATTCTCGCTAGTCGAGTATTTAGAGAAGGTGTTCCTGATTGCGAAACTGAAAGTTGATTAATTTGGTAATTGGGGATTGGGGATTGGTTAGTGGTAAAGATAAAACAACTGACAACTGACAACGAACAACTTGTTATGGAATTAAAATCGCGTGATTGAAGCTGAAGTTCATTTATCATTACATAACTTCCTGCGATCGCAGGACGGGTTTAAAGTTCAAAATTCGCAACCAAAAGCCTTTGAATTTTTTAGTTAAGGATTATGAAGGGCGTGTCATTGAAATGGCTGAAGTTGCTAATTAGTTATTATCAAGGTGGGCATTGTCCACCAAGGAGATAATTAAAAAATATCTTTCCGTTTTTGCACACCAAAAGTTATTAACAAATAAACCGTAGCGTGTAACAACAAAATTCCCCAATTTAAACTTAAATTTCCCCAAGTTGGATCATATACAGATGTGGCTTCAAATGCACCAGGGAATTTATGTTCTTTAGGAATTAAAGCATTAACATTTAATATTGTTCCATAAGCACCAACTGACCAACGACTAATCATTAACCATGATAAGATTTTACTCACAACACCTTCAGTTTTAAACAATACTCCAGAAAAAATGATTTGTGGTAAAATCAGTAATGGCAAAGTGCTATTTGCTTGACTACTATTTTTGACAATTGCAGAAACAAGTAACCCTAAACTAAAACTAGCAAATAAAGTCAGAAAACTGGTAATTAATAATCCCATATTCCAAGAAATTAGTTCTGGGTTGGGAGATTTGAAACCAATGAGAATTATAATTAAAATTAATAAAGTTTGCGCTAGTGCTAAACCTGATAAAATTGTAATCTTAGAACCTAGATAAGCAAATAATCCTAAATTCACTAATCTTTCTCTTAAATAAATTGCCGATTCTTTCACAATTTCTTGTAAAGAACTAGAAAATCCTACCCATAAACCAGCACAGGTAAATACAAATAAAACCCGTAAAGCTAGAGAAGGTAAAGCTGGATCTGGTTCATTTCCTAATACAAAAGGTACTTTATCTTTCATTGCTAAAGTGATGAGACTAATCCCAATAGGTGCAGTTAAAAGAGATAATGCAAGATTAATTTTATCCCGGATAATTAATTGACCAGAACGGTGTGTTAATAAAAGCAATTGTTGCCAAAATAAAACACCTTTAGGTTTTGCAGGTATAGCAGTTGTTTCTGGTTTAATTCTTGAATTTAATTGATTAGCAACATAAACCTGATAATAACTAGATTGACGGAATTTATTAACATATTTAATTGCCTCTTTTTCCTCTTCTAATTTAATATAAATATCAGCAAAATCCTGAACTTGGAAAAATTGCAAAGCATCGTCAGGAGTTCCAAAATAACAAAGTTTTCCACCTATTCCTAAAAATACAATTCTGTCACACTCTGTAATATTTGCCGTTGCATGAGTCACTAAAATAACTGTTCTTCCCCCTTGATGTGCTAATTCTTTCAATAACTGCATCATCTGTTTATCTAAACCTGGATCAAGTCCTGAAGTGGGTTCATCTAAAAAGAATAATTTTGGATCAGCTAATAATTCTACACCAATAGAAACTCGTTTTCTTTGTCCACCACTCAGATCACTAATTAAAGCTTGACGACGATGACTCATTTTAATTGCTGCTAATGCCTGTTCGACAACTTGTTGTAAATTACTATCAGGAGGTAAACGTAATTTAGCAGCATAAGTGAGAACTTCTGCAACAGTTAATTCTCGATGAATAATATCATCTTGGGGAACATAACCAATTTGAGTTCGATACAAATTAAAGTTTTTCTGTAAATCTTCTCCATTTAGATAAACTATGCCTTTAGTGGTTTTTTCAATACCTAAAAGAGTTCGCATTAAAGTAGATTTACCTGCGCCACTTCCCCCCACTAAAGCTACAAATTGTCCCGGTTCAATAGCAAAAGATAAATCATCTATTCTTACTTTACCATTAGTTTCTAAAATTAAATTTTGTGCTTCCAGTCTAATGTGAGTACCTTGATCTAAAATCTCTAAATTATCATCACGTAAAACTAAAATATAGGGTCCAATATGAATCTTTGATCTATTAGTTAAAATGGCTTTATCACTTATTTGTTGTCCATTAATAAAAACTCCATTAGGGCCAAAATTTTGTAAAATGTAACGCCCGTGATGATCACTATCAATGGTAGCATGACGACGGGAAATTGTCGGAGCATCCAAATATAAATTTGCGGTAGAATCCCGTCCAATTAAAACTGATTTTTGTTTTAAAGAAATTGACTTTTTTGTTGGTGGATTGAGAGAATTAGAGGTGGCAGGATTAAAGTATTTAATTTGAATTAGTTGATGAGAATTTTGAGAAATATGAATTTCCACACCATTGGTTAACAAATAACCTTGAGTAGCAGTAATCAAAGAATGATTAATATACAACTTATTGCTACTAGGTTCTTGACCATTACCATCATAAATGCGGTATTCTGTACCCTCCTTACGTAACACAGCTTGGATACGAGAAACCAGTTCCCAGTCTTGGGGAACGACTAAATCAGCAACATTGGGTTCACGTCCTAAAATGTGCTGTGGCTTATGTAATTTCAAGTGTAAAGTTTTACCTTGATTGTTTAACTCAAGATAGGGATCTATACCTAAAACGGTGGGATGCTGTCCTGGTTGGTATGACATAGACTGGCTGTGATAAAAAGTAATTTAATTTGCAGTATTGTTAGCAAATATTGAAAACATTTTACGGATAAAAGGTGATAATATATGGAAAATCCAAGAAAATTTTACCTAAATCAGCGAAAACGTCAACAAAAAGTAAAGTTTTATGACACTGACACTATTGAACAATCGTTATCAGGTATTGCGGGTACTGGGTAGTGGGGGGTTTGGCAAAACATTTTTAGCTGAAGATACCCAAATGCCTTCGGGTAAGCGGTGTGTGATTAAACAACTCATTCCAGTGATTAATAATCCCCAGCTATACCAATTGGTGCAGGAAAGGTTTCAGAAAGAAGCATCTATTTTAGAAGAATTGGGCGATCGCCATAGTCAAATTCCCCGGTTATATGCTTATTTTTCTGAAGGTGGGGAATTTTATTTAGTTCAAGAATATATTGAAGGACAAACTCTCAGCGAAAAATTACAACAACAGGGAGTATTTAATGAAGTTACAGTTAAGGAAATTTTAATTAATATCTTGCAAGTTCTCGAATATGTTCACAGCAAAGGTATAGTCCATCGAGACATTAAACCAGATAATATTATTTTGCGTTTTTCTGATAGCAAACCAGTATTAATAGATTTTGGGGCTGTGAAGGTGACGATGAATACAGAAATGAGTCCTTCTGGTAATTCTAGTCAGTCTATTGTGATTGGGACACCAGGATTTATGCCGATGGAACAAATAGCGGGAAGACCACTATTTTCTAGTGATTTATTTAGTTTAGGATTAACAGCGATTTATTTATTAACAGGGAAAATACCTCAAGATTTACCAACTGAACCAACTATGGGTAACATTTTGTGGCGACATTTTGCACCCTATTTGAATGTTGGTTTTGGGGATATTTTAGATAAAGCTGTAGCTTATCATCCACGCGATCGCTATCTCAATACTAGAGAAATGTTGACCGCTTTACAAACTCTCTCAAATCCCGTTGTACCTGCTTTTGTCCCCATTGCCCAATCCACCACCCCCACAGTCATTGCTGCACCAGTAACACCTTTCCCAACCTCACAACCATCCTATCAACCATATCCACAAACTCAATATCCAGTTTCCTCTAATAATGGGTTAGGAACTTGGCAACAAGCTGTAATTATTGGTAGTGTAATAGGATCATTTCTTGTAGGTGGTTTATGGGTATTAGGAATAATTAATAAACCAAAAGAAACTACAGCAGTTATTGACAACTCTTCCCAACCAACTACATCTTCAATACAGTCAAATATATCATCACCATATCCTACTAATCAGCCAACCACATCATCATATTCATATCCTACTAATCAGCCAACCACATCATCATATTCATATCCTACTACTCAACCAACTACATCAATTTCAGAACCTATACAACCACAAACTACAACAACTTTGATTTCACAACAAGCAGCAATACAACTGTTAGAAACATGGTTAGCCGCTAAAAGACAAATATTTTCTCCTCCTTATAATAAACAATTAGGATCTCAACTTTTGACTGGTCCAGTATATACAAAGTTTATTAATAAAACAGATAATCCTGATGCTTGTCTTGCTAGAAGTAATAATGAAGATGATTGTCTAAGTTCTGTAGATTGGTTAATAAGAAATAGAGCTTACTGGGTATATGGTGTACAAAAAATTCAATCTGTCAGAAATTTTGTTTCTAGTGGAAATAATGCCACAATAATAGTTGTAGTTACAGAACAACGTACATTATATAATAAAAATGGAAATGTAGATAAGAGTCAATCAGGTCTTTTTACATCAACTACGAGTTACGATTTACAATATGAGAATGGTGATATCAAAATCTATAATTATAAATAAAATGTCCTGACTACATTCATGAAAGGTCAATAATCTTGCAGGAGTAGATTTTAAAACAAATGAAACTTATTTTCCTGCTATATCGTAATAAGTTATCAACATCGAATTAACAAGTATTTTTGCAAGGTGTATTTTTATGGAACAACAATCACAAGGAAATTCAAATAATCACGATCAAAAAATTGCTGAACTAGAAGCAAGATTAAATAATGCTAATCAAATAATTGCAAATTTACAAAAGCAAAATATTGATTTTCAAAAAAATATCAATGCTTTAGAAATAGAAATACATCAATTTCACCAAAAATCACAATCAAGAAACAATCAATCTTTAGAACCTGGACAAAAACAGATTAAATCATCAGTTAATAGAAGAATTATCCGTAAATATCGGGTTTCAGAATTATCAGATTGGCAATTTTACGGACTTACCTCTTTAGTAATAATGTCAATACTTCTATTATTTGGAGTTGGTACATTATTCAATAATCAAAATCGAAAAAATATTAAACAATCATTTCATCAACAATCTAAAAATCAGACATCAGCTAGTTCACAATTAAATTTATCTTCACCATTAACACCACCAAATATTCCAGTTAACAGTAATCCTATAATACAAACACCAATTCATCAAAGTTATGATTTATCTGTAAATAATCCTCCAGAACTTGTTTATAATGTAATCAATCCTCCTAGTTTTAAAGATAGCGAACAATTAAATCAAATAACTCAAGAATTAACCAAATTAGCAAAAAGTAAAAATTTACCAGTCGAAAATTTATCAATTAGTTTAATAGATGTAAACAAACAAAGTATTTCCGGGTATAAACAAAAAACACTTCGTTATCCTGCTAGTGTAGTAAAATTATTTTGGATGGTAAATCTAGAAGCTCAAATTAGTCGAGAATTGATTCAATTAGATAATAATATTAATTCTGATTTGCAAAAAATGATTCTTAAATCAGATAATAATGCAGCCAGTCAGATTGTAGATACGATTACTCACGCTCAGTCTTTACAAAATAAACTAAACAAAGAAGGATTTACACAATGGAAAAAACAACGTCAAAGCATTAATAGATTTTTCCAAAATGCTAACTATCAAGATATTAATATTAGTCAAAAAACATTTCCTATCCCTGACTTAAAAATTAATGAACCTCAAGGTACAGATTTACAAATCCGAGGAGATAATCCTCAAAAACCAATTCGTAATAAAATTACAACATATCATGCAGCTAGACTAATGTATGAGATTGCTACTCAACAAGCAGTAGCACCAGAATATAGCCAAAGAATGCTAAATTTACTCATAAGAGATTTACGTCGAGAAGCTTGGAAATTTGATCCACCAAATCTAGATGAATTTAATCCAGTAGAGAATTTTTTAGGTGAAGGTATAGCTGACGAAAAAGTGCAATTTGCATCCAAAGCAGGTTGGACTACCAGTTCCCGACAGGAAGTAGCTTATATAGCTACATCAGATGGGAAAACTCGTTATATCCTCGCAATATTTGGGGATGATCCTGCTTATGGTAAAAGTAAAACAATTTTTCCACAAATGTCTAAATTAGTCTTTGATAGGATGACTAATTCTAACCGTTAATCATAATTAGGTTTGTAAAATCAGAAAAAATAATAACCTTATGGTTTTCAATAGTTTGGAGTATACATAGAATGTTATTAAATAACCGCTATGGAATACTTACGGAGAATGCTGTTAGAGAAATATTACTATCTTTGTTACCAGTACAGACCATGCCCTATTTTGCCAATGCTAGAAGTGTGCGTAATGCTATAGATAGAGCGCGTTTACGTCAAGCAAATCGGTTATTAAGTAGTGGTAAACTGTTAAATAAGCAGGATTTAATTACCATTGAAGCAGTAGATATTCTCGCTAGTCGAGTATTTAGAGAAGGTGTTCCTGATTGCGAAACTGAAAGTTGATTAAATTCAGATTTTCAGATCCCCGACTTCTTGAAGAAGTCGGGGATCTGGTAGTTTGGATCTTGTAGTTTATTTTCTCATTTTGTTAATTTCTGCTTGTAATTTTTCAATTTCTTTTCTGAGTTTTTCCGCTTCATGATCAGGTGTTTCCGGTGTCACATCAACCGAACCATCAGCAGAACGCTGATAATTACCCCTTTTAATTTCCTGGTATTCTTCTGATACCGCCCAACTGCGTAAATAATGCAACCGTTCCACAGGAAAAGGATGACTCAGCATCATTCCTTGTGCGCCATTGTATAATAGAAACTTATATACTTGATTCAGCCCATCATCATCTAGTGCCTGATATTTTTCCGACTGCTGAATAAACTCTTGTAAACTACATTCATGGGCATATTTGTTACTACCTCCAGACAGTTTCATCATGGATGACATGACTGGGTTTAAATCATCCATCACTAATAAAGCCGCTCTATCTGCTGATAACTCAGCTTTGCGTCGCCACTCAAAAAAGGCATAAATCAAGGCTTGACTGACAAAATTACCTAAACCGAATGTTAGTTCACCAATGACGGAAGCGGCATTCATCGCCCACATCGCCATTTGAATTAAAATGGTATGACCACATTTAATATGTCCCAGTTCATGCGCTAAGACCGTCCGTAGTTCGGCTTCATTGAGTAACTCCAGTAACCCAGT is a window encoding:
- a CDS encoding AAA family ATPase, with translation MTEQILEKQIDHNDGIDLEAAFQGSHIQEILDKLDQELVGLKSVKNKIREMAALLLVDRIRKSLGLNAGAPSLHMTFLGNPGMGKTTVAMRMAEILYRLEYIRKENVMLVTRDDLVGQGMGQTAPKTREVLNNAMGGVLLVDEAYTLYRPDYPGDFGLEAIEILMQVMENQRDDLVVILAGYKDHMDRFFHSNPGMNSRIGLHIEFNDYGVESLMTIAQSIVTAQNYCFSPEAEKAFREYLIKRKTMPHFANARSVRNAIDRARLRQANRLLSSGKLLNKQDLITIEAADILASRVFREGVPDCETES
- a CDS encoding ATP-binding cassette domain-containing protein; translation: MSYQPGQHPTVLGIDPYLELNNQGKTLHLKLHKPQHILGREPNVADLVVPQDWELVSRIQAVLRKEGTEYRIYDGNGQEPSSNKLYINHSLITATQGYLLTNGVEIHISQNSHQLIQIKYFNPATSNSLNPPTKKSISLKQKSVLIGRDSTANLYLDAPTISRRHATIDSDHHGRYILQNFGPNGVFINGQQISDKAILTNRSKIHIGPYILVLRDDNLEILDQGTHIRLEAQNLILETNGKVRIDDLSFAIEPGQFVALVGGSGAGKSTLMRTLLGIEKTTKGIVYLNGEDLQKNFNLYRTQIGYVPQDDIIHRELTVAEVLTYAAKLRLPPDSNLQQVVEQALAAIKMSHRRQALISDLSGGQRKRVSIGVELLADPKLFFLDEPTSGLDPGLDKQMMQLLKELAHQGGRTVILVTHATANITECDRIVFLGIGGKLCYFGTPDDALQFFQVQDFADIYIKLEEEKEAIKYVNKFRQSSYYQVYVANQLNSRIKPETTAIPAKPKGVLFWQQLLLLTHRSGQLIIRDKINLALSLLTAPIGISLITLAMKDKVPFVLGNEPDPALPSLALRVLFVFTCAGLWVGFSSSLQEIVKESAIYLRERLVNLGLFAYLGSKITILSGLALAQTLLILIIILIGFKSPNPELISWNMGLLITSFLTLFASFSLGLLVSAIVKNSSQANSTLPLLILPQIIFSGVLFKTEGVVSKILSWLMISRWSVGAYGTILNVNALIPKEHKFPGAFEATSVYDPTWGNLSLNWGILLLHATVYLLITFGVQKRKDIF
- a CDS encoding serine hydrolase — protein: MEQQSQGNSNNHDQKIAELEARLNNANQIIANLQKQNIDFQKNINALEIEIHQFHQKSQSRNNQSLEPGQKQIKSSVNRRIIRKYRVSELSDWQFYGLTSLVIMSILLLFGVGTLFNNQNRKNIKQSFHQQSKNQTSASSQLNLSSPLTPPNIPVNSNPIIQTPIHQSYDLSVNNPPELVYNVINPPSFKDSEQLNQITQELTKLAKSKNLPVENLSISLIDVNKQSISGYKQKTLRYPASVVKLFWMVNLEAQISRELIQLDNNINSDLQKMILKSDNNAASQIVDTITHAQSLQNKLNKEGFTQWKKQRQSINRFFQNANYQDINISQKTFPIPDLKINEPQGTDLQIRGDNPQKPIRNKITTYHAARLMYEIATQQAVAPEYSQRMLNLLIRDLRREAWKFDPPNLDEFNPVENFLGEGIADEKVQFASKAGWTTSSRQEVAYIATSDGKTRYILAIFGDDPAYGKSKTIFPQMSKLVFDRMTNSNR
- a CDS encoding M48 family metallopeptidase, yielding MPTYPGISSEAFRHPLDRQAEQALRNLPGFDLIARKFVEFVYERPQFVYLMGNSIQVGPRQYSTIYQIFRECVRDLDISGEPGLFIAQDAQVNSYALGQEHPYIVVNTGLLELLNEAELRTVLAHELGHIKCGHTILIQMAMWAMNAASVIGELTFGLGNFVSQALIYAFFEWRRKAELSADRAALLVMDDLNPVMSSMMKLSGGSNKYAHECSLQEFIQQSEKYQALDDDGLNQVYKFLLYNGAQGMMLSHPFPVERLHYLRSWAVSEEYQEIKRGNYQRSADGSVDVTPETPDHEAEKLRKEIEKLQAEINKMRK
- a CDS encoding protein kinase domain-containing protein; amino-acid sequence: MTLTLLNNRYQVLRVLGSGGFGKTFLAEDTQMPSGKRCVIKQLIPVINNPQLYQLVQERFQKEASILEELGDRHSQIPRLYAYFSEGGEFYLVQEYIEGQTLSEKLQQQGVFNEVTVKEILINILQVLEYVHSKGIVHRDIKPDNIILRFSDSKPVLIDFGAVKVTMNTEMSPSGNSSQSIVIGTPGFMPMEQIAGRPLFSSDLFSLGLTAIYLLTGKIPQDLPTEPTMGNILWRHFAPYLNVGFGDILDKAVAYHPRDRYLNTREMLTALQTLSNPVVPAFVPIAQSTTPTVIAAPVTPFPTSQPSYQPYPQTQYPVSSNNGLGTWQQAVIIGSVIGSFLVGGLWVLGIINKPKETTAVIDNSSQPTTSSIQSNISSPYPTNQPTTSSYSYPTNQPTTSSYSYPTTQPTTSISEPIQPQTTTTLISQQAAIQLLETWLAAKRQIFSPPYNKQLGSQLLTGPVYTKFINKTDNPDACLARSNNEDDCLSSVDWLIRNRAYWVYGVQKIQSVRNFVSSGNNATIIVVVTEQRTLYNKNGNVDKSQSGLFTSTTSYDLQYENGDIKIYNYK